Proteins found in one Nymphalis io chromosome 4, ilAglIoxx1.1, whole genome shotgun sequence genomic segment:
- the LOC126781722 gene encoding thymidylate synthase produces the protein MDNETASPHDEYQYLNLVKKIIETGEKRIDRTGVGTLSIFGAMERYSLDNNTLPLLTTKRVFVRGVIEELLWMISGNTDSKVLASKGVHIWDANGSRTFLDNLGFTDREEGDLGPVYGFQWRYSGAEYVNAKTDYKTQGIDQLQNVINTIKNNPNDRRMLMCAWNPPDLSKMALPPCHCLAQFYVANGKLSCLLYQRSADMGLGVPFNIASYALLTHMIAHVTNLQASEFIHTTGDTHVYLNHIEPLKIQLERQPRPFPTLEFARKIESIDDFKYEDFVIKNYNPCPKIEMEMAV, from the exons ATGGATAACGAAACCGCGTCACCACACGATGAGTATCAGTATTTGAACCtagtaaagaaaataattgagACAG GCGAAAAAAGGATCGACAGAACTGGTGTTGGTACCTTATCTATTTTCGGTGCCATGGAAAGATATTCCTTGGATAATAATACGTTACCATTACTAACTACCAAAAGAGTATTTGTAAGGGGTGTCATAGAAGAACTGCTGTGGATGATATCTGGAAACACTGACAGTAAAGTCCTAGCAAGTAAAGGAGTACATATTTGGGATGCAAATGGTTCTAGAACATTTCTAGATAATTTAGGTTTTACTGATAGAGAAGAAG ggGATCTTGGACCAGTGTATGGGTTCCAGTGGAGATATAGCGGGGCTGAATATGTGAATGCTAAAACCGATTACAAAACACAGGGCATCGATCAACTACAAAATGTTATAAACACAATCAA aaataatcCCAACGACAGAAGAATGTTGATGTGTGCCTGGAATCCCCCAGACTTGAGTAAAATGGCACTCCCTCCGTGCCACTGCTTAGCACAATTCTATGTCGCCAATGGAAAGCTTTCTTGTCTCCTGTACCAGAGAAGTGCCGATATGGGCCTAGGTGTCCCATTCAACATTGCAAGTTATGCTTTATTAACACATATGATCGCACATGTAACAAACCTGCAG gcTTCCGAGTTCATTCATACAACAGGTGACACTCACGTGTACTTGAACCACATCGAACCCTTAAAAATACAGTTAGAAAGACAACCGAGACCTTTCCCAACGTTGGAGTTTGCTCGCAAAATTGAGTCTATAGATGATTTCAAATATGAagattttgtcattaaaaattataatccttGTCCAAAGATTGAAATGGAAATGGCTGTATAA
- the LOC126781678 gene encoding uncharacterized protein LOC126781678, which yields MPNLEAPCVELGSAPRTPSIIMSPSPSEVSSASSLEIQNVQATPLFRVLALPPPDPEQPPGQDELERRLPGYRRIVIPRELTLIELLKQSSGVTTDDEVLRIREAKLRVVAERVGLRRLHVLAPHLRTLVLDGSAMSSLRDLGIGLIKLKSLSVNRCGLNSLDGVWGLGALRELYAAGNRLHDLHALAALQKLHTLNLANNPIEESSRIWTLGVCCALRRLTLSGTPIADSLNYRSLVASALPLLVTLDETPLNSNEDDWNYEIPSDTESVESFTETSNQQKMKEQDEPQPGPSKFQCEQNVKITDARPSIECSKLTRRRPATTECAGLRPRFEIPRRPRTALERSIDGPTRLQIMNTLLDDEWRCSGSKLTSHGAVSGNLARALRRPKRNSNLQNSMEAELEMVEKTMAEACRALAAEIPCAPNSEDWAKFKQETGIEIDIDFNERPKDTDPSRVIERLERIERETLERLNNDPDDIGQNATNAFTSDPSRIFTRGIAGDYELWKEMQNLITCDPPESVDDLFKNLVPINPRRRESDNDSLG from the exons ATGCCTAATTTAGAAGCACCATGCGTAGAACTCGGTTCTGCTCCACGTACTCCAAGTATTATCATGTCACCATCACCGTCAGAAGTTTCGAGTGCTAGCTCCCTAGAAATACAAAATGTCCAAGCAACTCCTCTTTTCAG agttTTAGCATTGCCTCCGCCCGATCCAGAACAGCCACCTGGCCAGGATGAATTGGAGCGCAGATTACCTGGTTACAGGCGTATTGTGATCCCGCGCGAATTAACGCTCATTGAACTATTG aaaCAAAGCAGTGGCGTAACAACTGATGATGAAGTGTTGAGGATTCGCGAAGCAAAACTGCGCGTTGTTGCGGAGCGTGTTGGTCTGCGAAGGTTACATGTTCTCGCGCCCCATTTGAGAACTTTAGTTCTCGATGGAAGCGCTATGTCATCGCTACGAGATCTTGGCATTGGGTTAATAAAGTTGAAA agTCTTAGCGTTAATCGATGTGGCTTAAACTCGTTGGACGGAGTTTGGGGCCTCGGTGCTTTGCGGGAACTGTATGCTGCCGGAAATCGACTTCATGACTTACATGCCTTGGCTGCCCTTCAAAAGTTACATACCCTTAATTTAGCtaa TAACCCTATTGAAGAGTCGAGTCGCATTTGGACATTGGGTGTGTGCTGTGCTTTGCGGAGGCTTACTCTGAGTGGGACTCCGATAGCAGATTCTCTGAACTATCGTTCTCTTGTTGCATCTGCGTTGCCTTTGTTAGTTACTTTGGACGAGACACCGCTAAATTCGAATGAAG ATGATTGGAATTACGAAATTCCATCGGATACAGAAAGCGTTGAAAGCTTTACTGAAACTAGTAACCAACAAAAAATGAAAGAACAAGATGAGCCCCAACCGGGTCCTTCGAAGTTTcaa TGTGaacaaaatgttaaaatcaCTGACGCAAGACCTTCCATCGAGTGCTCCAAGCTCACTCGTCGGCGTCCAGCGACAACTGAGTGCGCCGGACTCCGGCCTCGATTCGAGATACCGAGGCGACCGCGGACAGCTTTGGAGCGGAGCATTGACGGCCCTACGAGACTGCAGATTATGAACACGTTGTTGG ATGATGAATGGCGTTGTAGTGGAAGCAAGTTGACGTCACACGGAGCTGTTTCTGGGAATTTAGCGAGAGCTTTACGACGACCGAAACGAAACTCAAACCTTCAGAACTCTA TGGAGGCTGAACTGGAAATGGTCGAGAAGACAATGGCAGAGGCATGTCGTGCGCTTGCGGCGGAAATACCGTGCGCACCCAACTCCGAAGACTGGGCCAAGTTTAAACAAGAAACTGG AATTGAAATCGACATAGATTTCAACGAGAGGCCGAAGGATACAGACCCGTCAAGAGTTATCGAACGCTTGGAGAGAATTGAAAGAGAAACGCTAGAGAGACTAAATAACGACCCAGACGATATAGGCCAAAATGCGACGAATGCTTTTACGTCAGATCCTTCTAGAATATTCACTAGAGGTATTGCTGGAGATTATGAATTATGGAAAGAGATGCAAAATTTGATAACCTGCGACCCACCGGAAAGTGTTGATgacttgtttaaaaatttagttcCGATTAACCCTAGGAGGAGAGAATCAGATAATGATTCACTAGGATAG